The proteins below are encoded in one region of Metabacillus dongyingensis:
- the sspL gene encoding small, acid-soluble spore protein L: MSSKFTGSNRGKAAPSVNPQGQGKDTEVSAEPKSELENRAKKSNTKI; encoded by the coding sequence ATGAGCAGTAAATTTACAGGATCAAACCGCGGTAAAGCAGCACCAAGCGTGAATCCACAGGGCCAAGGAAAAGATACTGAGGTTTCAGCTGAACCGAAAAGCGAGCTTGAGAATCGAGCTAAAAAATCCAATACGAAAATCTAG
- a CDS encoding PQQ-binding-like beta-propeller repeat protein, translating to MDKFERWKKIVRPFAVLSMVGLAAAVMIKPALAEEDRAVVSGVVFEDKNGNGQQEGNEKGLEGVSVSDGMEITKTDEKGNYTLKVDTERRINDLVFITIPTGYGVPTDQYMTPQFYKQLGQLQVNENRQQNFGLLPKPESKNPNFNFVNYADVHVQAGTANNLERFSGQLAQTNELTGNPAFVAVSGDLTNGATDQEFQDYRAATAKSKLPVFPAVGNHDLTAGATYKDRIDRYRQLLGPEWYSYDYGNKHFVTLENNVAFSDPQQLEWLRQDLELNAKGKEVVVIVHKPLNTPQTPSPDNTKKFIELLGQYKTSMLLMGHTHVNDVSADTIKGAKHIITNSASYTIDQSPNGFRIINFKGGKPETPFKMFDVKQSLTIVNPAPNSKIAQDETVIQINAYNTSSNVKEAKYRIDGRSWKKLNRTSAFTWVADWDAEDLKKGQHQIDVKITDDAPKTWEKSSVFQVVDEDSVSEPKGGEDWTMFKGNAQHTGKALDVLAPELNFAWSHRTPGSILTSSPAIVDGTVYVGTRDENGSDNNTVVAVDLEDGEKRWKFKADSQVQSSPAVADRIVYASSIRGTLYALDTKSGEKLWEKSVGKDEVQRAWMYYSPTVSDGVVYQAYSTGKGGALMALDAKTGQELWTSKLAGNWIAENSPVVKDGRVYVGADGGYLIAFDAKTGAEQWRKRPVGGWMHSMPAIDNGRIYMGYGGGLVVALDAATGNELWRYKSEDSSYIAGGTTGSSPAIVDGKVYMGFPDGNIAALDAVTGQKKWSYRTQGGIISSPAISGNILYIGSNDGNLYALDRTTGEKKWNFEIGAWVGSSPAISGNTLVVGAFDGNLYAFTTDKKEEKKKD from the coding sequence ATGGACAAATTCGAAAGATGGAAGAAAATAGTTCGGCCGTTCGCTGTACTCAGTATGGTTGGTCTCGCAGCAGCAGTGATGATAAAGCCGGCTCTTGCGGAAGAGGACAGAGCAGTTGTCTCAGGGGTGGTATTTGAAGATAAAAACGGAAACGGTCAGCAAGAAGGTAACGAAAAGGGACTTGAGGGCGTAAGCGTTTCTGATGGTATGGAGATAACCAAAACAGACGAAAAAGGGAACTACACACTGAAAGTAGACACCGAAAGACGCATTAACGATCTTGTTTTCATAACGATTCCAACCGGATACGGTGTTCCAACCGACCAGTACATGACTCCGCAGTTCTACAAACAGCTGGGTCAGTTACAGGTGAACGAGAATCGTCAGCAAAACTTCGGCTTGCTTCCTAAACCGGAGAGCAAAAATCCTAATTTCAATTTTGTCAACTATGCCGATGTGCACGTACAAGCGGGCACTGCCAATAACCTGGAACGATTCAGCGGCCAACTAGCTCAAACCAATGAGTTGACAGGGAACCCGGCATTCGTCGCGGTTAGCGGGGACTTGACCAACGGGGCTACGGATCAAGAGTTTCAGGATTACCGAGCAGCCACAGCCAAATCCAAGTTGCCTGTATTTCCTGCTGTCGGTAATCATGACTTAACGGCAGGTGCAACGTACAAGGACCGTATTGACCGCTACCGCCAGCTTCTTGGACCGGAGTGGTACTCATATGACTACGGTAATAAGCACTTTGTTACATTGGAAAACAACGTTGCATTCAGTGATCCCCAACAACTGGAATGGTTGAGACAGGATTTGGAGCTGAATGCCAAAGGAAAAGAGGTTGTTGTAATCGTTCACAAACCTTTGAACACACCACAAACCCCTTCTCCGGACAATACAAAGAAATTTATTGAACTGCTTGGACAGTATAAGACAAGCATGTTGCTGATGGGGCATACTCACGTAAACGATGTGTCAGCCGATACGATTAAGGGTGCAAAACATATCATAACCAACTCTGCCTCTTACACGATTGACCAGTCTCCGAATGGATTCCGTATCATCAATTTTAAGGGAGGTAAGCCAGAGACTCCGTTTAAGATGTTTGACGTGAAACAAAGCTTGACGATTGTCAATCCGGCACCAAACAGCAAGATCGCGCAAGATGAGACGGTGATCCAAATCAATGCATATAACACATCTAGCAATGTGAAAGAAGCTAAATACCGTATTGACGGTCGTTCCTGGAAGAAGCTTAACCGAACGAGTGCTTTCACCTGGGTTGCTGATTGGGACGCTGAAGATTTAAAGAAGGGTCAACATCAAATTGATGTAAAAATCACCGATGATGCACCGAAAACTTGGGAAAAATCCTCTGTGTTCCAAGTGGTCGATGAAGATAGTGTAAGCGAACCGAAAGGCGGAGAGGACTGGACGATGTTCAAAGGTAACGCACAGCATACCGGGAAGGCTCTGGACGTTCTCGCACCGGAACTGAACTTCGCATGGAGCCATCGTACACCTGGATCCATCTTGACGTCATCACCTGCCATTGTGGATGGAACCGTTTATGTAGGTACAAGGGATGAGAATGGCAGCGATAATAATACCGTTGTGGCTGTTGATCTGGAAGACGGGGAAAAACGGTGGAAGTTCAAAGCAGATTCGCAGGTACAAAGCTCTCCTGCCGTAGCGGACAGAATCGTCTATGCATCATCCATCCGTGGTACGCTCTATGCACTTGATACAAAGAGCGGTGAAAAGCTCTGGGAGAAATCGGTTGGCAAAGATGAAGTACAGCGCGCATGGATGTACTACTCTCCTACCGTTTCTGACGGAGTTGTCTACCAAGCTTACAGTACTGGAAAAGGTGGAGCCCTTATGGCGCTTGATGCAAAAACTGGTCAGGAATTGTGGACTAGCAAACTCGCTGGAAACTGGATTGCTGAAAACTCTCCGGTAGTTAAAGACGGACGTGTGTACGTAGGTGCTGACGGAGGCTATTTAATTGCCTTTGATGCAAAAACCGGAGCCGAACAATGGAGAAAAAGACCTGTTGGCGGTTGGATGCACTCCATGCCTGCCATTGATAACGGACGTATCTATATGGGATACGGCGGTGGACTGGTTGTCGCTCTGGATGCTGCAACTGGCAATGAACTGTGGCGTTATAAGAGTGAAGACAGCTCGTACATTGCAGGCGGCACAACCGGTTCCTCGCCTGCTATTGTGGACGGCAAGGTATATATGGGCTTCCCGGATGGCAACATTGCAGCTCTAGACGCAGTAACAGGTCAGAAGAAATGGAGCTATCGTACACAGGGTGGTATTATCTCTTCACCGGCGATCAGCGGCAATATCTTGTACATCGGTTCCAATGACGGCAACCTGTATGCTTTGGATCGTACGACCGGTGAAAAGAAATGGAACTTTGAAATCGGTGCATGGGTTGGATCTTCCCCTGCAATCTCTGGCAACACACTTGTAGTGGGTGCATTCGACGGTAACCTATACGCATTCACGACAGATAAGAAAGAAGAAAAGAAAAAAGACTAA
- a CDS encoding TerD family protein, whose translation MSIVLVKGQKADLTRLDPKLRCVNIELSWHTAIDLEIDASAFLVGSNGKVLKDSDFVFYGQTSSGCGSVIKKNSFSSIQPFQIFLNKVPSEISKIVFSLTIYQKNGTKGSFRQVSDITLSIVDEQSGKEYYCFPVPNTFSEETAIVVGDLYRHSGEWKFNSVGAGYFGGLASLCKDFGVEIEEETPAQLAPKEVKSVHHIPEPISKKPASKINFSKIELKKKQSVNIQKSQRITAVLEWESNKDLDLYCFYVTKTGFQGKIYYKDLGSSSQFPFIRLDGDSQKFGTETIEIYRTDELSYVMFAAYSAVGNGIGSFKSMKAKAVVDNHMGNVVVAPLLERNDLAYWVAIAHIDFTDSKAMKVSHVERYSRDHSEASPLLYSDGSFRMDVGPIEFKNDQDYNNYFGN comes from the coding sequence ATGTCAATTGTACTAGTTAAAGGTCAAAAAGCTGATCTGACAAGACTTGATCCAAAATTAAGGTGTGTAAATATTGAGTTAAGCTGGCATACAGCTATAGATCTGGAAATAGATGCTTCTGCATTTTTAGTAGGTTCAAATGGAAAAGTTTTAAAAGATTCAGATTTTGTCTTTTACGGACAGACTTCCTCTGGCTGTGGATCTGTTATTAAAAAGAATTCCTTTTCGAGCATCCAGCCTTTTCAGATTTTTTTAAATAAAGTTCCTTCCGAAATTAGTAAAATCGTATTTTCTCTTACTATCTATCAAAAAAATGGAACTAAGGGTTCATTTAGACAAGTTTCGGATATCACTTTATCTATTGTTGATGAACAGTCTGGAAAGGAATATTATTGCTTCCCTGTTCCAAATACATTTTCAGAAGAAACGGCAATAGTTGTCGGCGATCTATATAGACATTCCGGAGAATGGAAGTTTAATAGTGTTGGAGCAGGTTATTTTGGAGGTCTTGCTTCATTATGCAAGGATTTCGGAGTTGAAATAGAAGAAGAAACTCCTGCTCAGCTGGCTCCCAAAGAGGTAAAATCAGTTCATCATATACCTGAACCCATTTCGAAAAAGCCAGCTTCAAAAATAAACTTTTCTAAAATCGAATTAAAGAAAAAACAATCGGTCAATATTCAGAAATCTCAAAGAATTACCGCAGTTCTTGAATGGGAGTCAAATAAAGATCTTGATCTATATTGTTTTTATGTTACTAAAACAGGTTTTCAAGGGAAGATCTATTACAAGGATTTAGGAAGCAGCAGTCAATTTCCTTTTATTCGTCTTGATGGAGACTCTCAGAAATTTGGAACAGAAACAATTGAAATATATCGGACTGATGAATTGTCATATGTTATGTTTGCTGCATATAGTGCTGTTGGAAACGGTATTGGAAGCTTTAAGTCAATGAAAGCCAAAGCTGTGGTTGATAATCATATGGGTAATGTCGTCGTCGCTCCGCTGCTGGAACGTAATGATTTAGCTTATTGGGTTGCCATAGCTCATATTGATTTCACAGACTCAAAGGCGATGAAAGTATCACATGTAGAACGTTATTCACGTGATCATTCCGAGGCTTCACCACTTCTGTACTCAGATGGCAGCTTTAGAATGGATGTAGGACCGATAGAATTTAAAAATGACCAGGACTATAACAATTATTTCGGAAATTAG
- a CDS encoding Replication termination protein yields MGEKRSASGFLLKQRAFLKLYMIRMTEQDRLYGLKLLDVLRDEFRRYGYRPNHSEVYKSLHELIEDGVLKQVKRKKEGMKLQEVVYYKFEDYEKAKLYKKQLKTELDRCQKLLDKAIQDNFS; encoded by the coding sequence TTGGGTGAAAAGAGAAGTGCTAGCGGATTTTTGTTAAAACAAAGAGCTTTTTTAAAGCTCTACATGATTCGCATGACAGAGCAGGACCGGCTTTATGGATTAAAGCTTCTGGATGTGCTGCGGGACGAATTCAGAAGATATGGATACAGGCCAAATCATTCTGAAGTTTATAAATCATTACACGAATTAATTGAAGATGGTGTATTAAAGCAAGTGAAGCGGAAGAAAGAAGGCATGAAGCTGCAGGAAGTCGTTTATTACAAGTTTGAAGATTATGAGAAGGCAAAGCTATACAAAAAACAGCTGAAAACAGAATTGGATCGGTGTCAAAAACTTCTCGATAAGGCTATTCAGGATAATTTCTCATAA
- a CDS encoding GtrA family protein, giving the protein MSSESNFIRLDPLLLKFILVGIMNTAAGLSAILLLLNVINVSYWLSTFLGNTIGAAISYYLNRSFTFSSQASIKKSLPRFIIVIVFCYFVSFSVAKAAAKLIYTGFPLGFILTQDMLAVLAGTGFYTILNFLGQKYFVFKY; this is encoded by the coding sequence ATGAGCTCAGAAAGTAATTTCATTCGACTTGATCCTCTTTTACTAAAATTCATTCTCGTCGGAATTATGAATACAGCCGCAGGCTTATCAGCAATCTTGCTTTTGCTGAACGTAATTAATGTTTCTTACTGGCTATCAACTTTTTTGGGAAATACCATAGGTGCAGCCATCAGCTATTATTTAAATCGTTCATTTACCTTTTCAAGTCAGGCCAGCATCAAAAAAAGCCTCCCGCGGTTTATAATAGTGATTGTATTTTGTTATTTCGTGTCATTTTCCGTCGCAAAAGCTGCAGCTAAACTCATTTATACTGGATTCCCCCTAGGCTTTATCTTGACTCAAGATATGCTTGCTGTACTAGCAGGGACAGGTTTTTATACGATCTTAAATTTTTTGGGACAGAAGTATTTTGTTTTCAAATACTGA
- a CDS encoding processed acidic surface protein: MKRQLGAFLLTIILVLSLFPHLTTAAQNSKFELELSEYLNEVSNTRGFKVTKADIEISLSYYGDSLRNYQSAADLKGFLGEVIESDYRNLTDLYDEFNLDHEEMVSLLEENGESLEDYIFIDDLSQTIYFYTEDFEFERDPDFDQNFAVYLAEVSAERGFEVTKEDIETALKIYDESIANFESVKQLEDFLGEVIKADLSNLAYFKENYDLDQQSLLQLLAENDKDLHDYIYIFELEETVWTLMGLEEEIAEDLLPIFEDELGLTEKELQNIEEHLISLEDHLSDQATIERLDVLGNRMLAIGEFEVTEDLSAGQIAELASIYDEILSIFKLKASYSLVKDGSETPLSLADLIRLDELKGANLKVTLFSVDGTFLADLIITGEMVSSEVLEETGKQVEESAMQAAKTIDTSVQPVKKHITKPMNHAEQKTVKGAKLPKTAGNYLTYAAIGVILSAAGSFLYRKVRNV, from the coding sequence ATGAAAAGACAACTGGGGGCATTTTTACTAACAATTATTTTGGTTTTAAGTTTATTTCCACATTTAACGACGGCTGCTCAAAACTCAAAATTCGAGCTTGAACTTTCTGAATATTTAAACGAAGTAAGTAATACAAGAGGATTTAAAGTGACGAAAGCTGATATCGAAATCTCGCTCTCATATTACGGTGATAGTCTTCGGAATTATCAATCTGCAGCAGACCTTAAGGGTTTCTTAGGAGAGGTTATTGAATCAGATTATAGAAATCTTACAGATTTATATGATGAATTTAATTTAGATCATGAAGAAATGGTATCTCTATTAGAAGAAAACGGAGAAAGTTTAGAAGATTATATATTCATTGACGATCTTTCTCAAACTATCTATTTTTATACAGAAGATTTTGAGTTTGAAAGAGATCCAGATTTTGACCAGAACTTCGCTGTTTATCTTGCGGAAGTGAGTGCTGAAAGAGGATTTGAAGTAACTAAAGAGGATATTGAAACAGCTCTTAAAATTTACGATGAAAGCATTGCGAATTTTGAATCTGTTAAGCAGCTTGAAGATTTTCTTGGAGAAGTTATAAAAGCTGATTTGAGCAACTTGGCTTACTTCAAAGAAAATTATGATCTTGATCAGCAGTCATTGCTTCAATTGCTTGCTGAGAATGATAAGGATCTTCATGATTATATCTACATTTTCGAATTGGAGGAAACAGTATGGACTTTAATGGGATTGGAAGAAGAAATAGCTGAGGATCTTTTGCCTATTTTTGAAGATGAGCTGGGATTAACGGAAAAAGAGCTTCAAAATATTGAAGAGCATTTGATTTCACTAGAGGATCACCTTTCAGACCAGGCAACCATTGAACGTCTTGATGTTTTAGGAAACCGGATGCTTGCTATCGGGGAATTTGAAGTTACAGAAGATTTATCAGCAGGTCAAATAGCCGAGCTTGCTTCAATCTATGATGAGATTCTTTCTATTTTTAAATTAAAGGCATCGTACAGTCTTGTTAAAGATGGGTCGGAAACCCCATTGTCACTTGCAGACTTAATCAGATTAGATGAATTAAAAGGAGCAAATTTAAAAGTAACCCTATTTTCTGTGGATGGAACGTTCCTTGCTGACCTTATCATAACTGGTGAAATGGTAAGTTCTGAAGTTCTTGAAGAAACTGGAAAGCAAGTTGAGGAATCTGCAATGCAAGCTGCTAAAACAATTGACACTTCCGTACAGCCTGTAAAAAAACACATCACCAAACCAATGAATCATGCGGAACAGAAAACTGTAAAAGGCGCAAAATTGCCAAAAACAGCAGGTAATTACCTCACCTATGCAGCAATTGGGGTAATCTTATCGGCAGCTGGAAGCTTCTTATATCGAAAGGTCCGCAATGTTTAA
- a CDS encoding glycerol-3-phosphate responsive antiterminator codes for MDHIKQLFELNPIVAAVRDVKQIEDASESNVQVIFLMTGDIFNIKHCVDTAKQHNKSIFLHVDLMKGIAKDKEGIKYLAREIKPDGIITTKSNLIKVAKKEELIAIQHLFFLDTHAYTSGVRNIMETKPDAIEIMPGLMPRVIKDLSKVCPYPIISAGLIKSHEEILEGLEAGSNAVAVGASELWK; via the coding sequence ATGGACCACATAAAACAACTTTTTGAATTAAATCCAATTGTAGCCGCCGTGAGAGATGTAAAACAAATTGAAGATGCATCGGAATCAAATGTTCAAGTTATTTTTTTAATGACTGGCGATATTTTCAATATTAAACATTGTGTAGATACTGCTAAACAACATAATAAGAGCATTTTTCTTCATGTCGATTTAATGAAAGGGATTGCGAAAGATAAAGAGGGAATCAAGTATTTAGCACGTGAGATTAAGCCTGATGGAATCATAACTACGAAAAGTAATTTAATTAAAGTAGCAAAAAAAGAAGAGCTAATTGCTATACAACATCTATTTTTTCTTGATACCCATGCTTATACTTCAGGTGTTCGAAATATAATGGAAACCAAACCAGATGCGATTGAAATAATGCCAGGATTAATGCCAAGAGTTATTAAAGATCTAAGTAAAGTTTGCCCGTATCCAATTATTTCAGCCGGTCTTATTAAATCGCACGAGGAGATTTTAGAAGGATTGGAAGCAGGTTCAAATGCAGTAGCTGTAGGGGCATCTGAACTTTGGAAATGA
- a CDS encoding PRK06851 family protein — MKGKALHYFASGNTAKGYFSLYNFSVKGLNRVFLLQGGSRSCRSEYMKTISESLLSAGHSIEYLHCPSNNDWIEGFIVSDARIGIIDDAVPEIRKHISDENLQVIVLENEMKIHSANRDAIGQLNADISSKFQEAYGTFAASLKAHDEIEDIYIANMDFTKANQLSNDLIELFFGEEKADKPSNVKHRFLGAATPDGAVDFIQNLTEDIGKRYFIKGRAGSGKSTMLKKIAAAGEKKGYDVEIYHCGFDPNSLDMVILREKGIAIFDSTAPHEYEPERETDEIIDMYQTCITPGTDEKFASEINRTTKAYKDKMKEAITYLSEAKELIDQLEEIKGEKNSSRFIDLYELIAGEIKLYLNHS; from the coding sequence ATGAAAGGAAAAGCTCTACATTATTTTGCTAGCGGCAATACAGCTAAAGGATATTTCAGTCTGTATAATTTTTCAGTTAAAGGGTTAAATCGGGTATTTTTGCTACAAGGCGGGTCAAGATCCTGCAGATCAGAATACATGAAAACAATAAGTGAATCATTGCTTTCAGCAGGTCATTCGATTGAGTATTTACACTGCCCTTCAAATAATGACTGGATTGAAGGATTTATTGTTTCTGATGCCCGTATCGGTATTATTGATGATGCGGTTCCTGAGATTCGCAAACATATTTCGGATGAAAACCTGCAAGTTATTGTTCTTGAAAATGAAATGAAAATTCATTCTGCAAATAGGGATGCAATTGGACAGCTAAACGCCGATATTTCTTCTAAATTTCAAGAGGCTTACGGAACGTTTGCCGCATCACTAAAAGCGCATGATGAGATTGAAGATATTTACATCGCAAATATGGATTTTACTAAAGCCAACCAATTGTCGAATGATTTGATTGAACTTTTCTTTGGAGAGGAAAAGGCTGACAAACCTTCGAATGTAAAACACCGCTTCTTAGGCGCTGCTACACCTGATGGAGCAGTAGATTTTATTCAAAACTTAACAGAAGATATCGGGAAACGGTATTTTATAAAAGGCAGGGCAGGTTCAGGAAAATCTACTATGCTTAAAAAAATTGCAGCTGCTGGAGAAAAAAAGGGATACGACGTTGAAATTTATCATTGCGGATTTGATCCAAACAGCTTGGACATGGTCATTCTTCGTGAAAAAGGCATCGCAATATTTGACAGCACGGCACCTCATGAATATGAACCTGAACGAGAAACAGATGAGATCATTGATATGTATCAAACTTGCATAACGCCTGGGACAGATGAAAAATTCGCATCTGAAATCAATCGAACAACTAAAGCTTATAAGGACAAAATGAAAGAAGCAATCACATACCTGTCAGAAGCAAAAGAACTGATAGATCAGCTGGAGGAAATCAAGGGAGAAAAAAACTCTTCACGTTTTATTGATCTATACGAACTAATAGCAGGAGAGATAAAACTATATTTGAATCATTCATGA
- a CDS encoding HupE/UreJ family protein, with amino-acid sequence MKIWIKCWFVILCIWMMAASIPGKAWAHTDNSEGQSKVTVNNDTLHYDLYIDFFELGRLVDLGVQPGVPQSELKTALQNKQTDVTEYLEKRLEVFIDGAKAEGYISNTDVEKKLDREYAHITIDYPISSSSSTSIQIDYSIFFDDNDPMHRNIVSYEVGGDKGQFIFNASDRQLQVGKGTVFGQVSRFIQLGFHHIMIGIDHILFVIALVLGSRKIVDVLKVVTVFTVAHSVTLGLTALNLLNIPPEIIEPLIALSIAYVAIENILFPTSKYRLWVVLGFGLFHGMGFAGALQLTSDMTWKTLLSILSFNAGVEAGQALVILLLFPALFLVRRFQWSGWIQGTATTAIAMFGFWWYFERFLAA; translated from the coding sequence GTGAAAATATGGATAAAGTGCTGGTTTGTGATCTTATGTATATGGATGATGGCAGCTTCAATACCTGGGAAGGCATGGGCTCACACGGACAACAGTGAAGGTCAATCCAAAGTGACTGTGAACAACGATACTCTGCATTACGATCTATATATTGACTTTTTTGAACTCGGGCGGCTCGTAGATTTGGGAGTTCAACCCGGTGTCCCGCAAAGCGAACTGAAAACAGCTTTACAGAACAAACAAACAGACGTGACTGAATACCTCGAAAAGCGACTGGAGGTATTTATCGACGGGGCTAAAGCGGAAGGATACATATCGAACACCGATGTGGAGAAGAAACTGGACAGGGAGTACGCACACATCACAATAGATTACCCGATTTCCAGCAGCAGCTCGACATCAATCCAAATTGACTACAGTATCTTCTTTGACGACAACGATCCCATGCATAGAAATATTGTGAGCTATGAAGTTGGGGGTGATAAAGGACAGTTTATTTTCAATGCGAGTGACAGACAGCTGCAGGTAGGTAAAGGAACCGTCTTCGGACAGGTATCCCGTTTTATTCAGCTTGGCTTTCATCACATCATGATTGGGATCGACCATATTCTCTTTGTTATTGCGCTTGTGTTAGGTTCCAGAAAAATAGTCGATGTGCTTAAAGTGGTCACCGTGTTTACAGTGGCACACAGTGTAACATTGGGCCTCACGGCACTGAATCTTCTAAATATACCGCCGGAAATCATAGAGCCTCTGATCGCATTGAGTATCGCGTACGTCGCCATCGAGAACATACTGTTCCCGACATCCAAATATCGGCTTTGGGTGGTATTGGGATTCGGACTTTTCCATGGTATGGGGTTTGCCGGTGCCTTGCAGCTAACCAGCGATATGACATGGAAGACCCTATTGTCGATACTATCGTTTAATGCAGGTGTGGAAGCAGGTCAGGCTCTTGTTATCCTATTGCTGTTCCCGGCTTTATTTTTGGTACGCAGGTTCCAATGGTCAGGTTGGATTCAGGGAACGGCAACCACGGCAATTGCAATGTTTGGTTTCTGGTGGTACTTTGAACGCTTTTTGGCAGCGTAG
- a CDS encoding HAD-IIA family hydrolase: MTTLHGMEWNVNKISAFIFDLDGCIYLGNKVYEGSVELLHYLIDSDKKIFFLSNNSTDQAETIRQKLINMGLPAEKTTILVATELIGEYLFENYGSVNVLPIGTEQLKESLQVQGHKICLSDNEDSYDFVAVGRDTSFTYDTLHKCARYVMNGSKLIATNLDLYHPGEDGNRVPETGALIAAIQAVTGIEEVQVVGKPFIYPFNKIIQETGFTLNNCVMVGDNPYTDVEGAHAAGLKTFWISHGQSFPNELGYQPDLTCRSMKELAEIVITTHSKE, translated from the coding sequence GTGACTACTCTGCATGGAATGGAATGGAATGTAAATAAAATATCAGCATTCATTTTTGATTTAGATGGATGTATATATTTAGGCAACAAAGTTTACGAAGGTTCTGTAGAGTTACTTCATTATTTGATTGATTCAGATAAGAAAATATTTTTTCTAAGTAATAACTCTACTGATCAAGCAGAAACAATTCGCCAAAAATTAATTAATATGGGACTGCCAGCTGAAAAAACTACGATTTTAGTTGCGACAGAATTAATAGGGGAATACTTATTTGAAAATTATGGTTCAGTAAATGTTCTACCTATTGGAACAGAGCAGTTAAAGGAGTCTCTTCAAGTGCAAGGACATAAGATATGCCTCTCTGACAATGAAGATTCATATGACTTTGTTGCAGTAGGTCGAGATACTTCATTTACTTATGACACATTGCATAAATGTGCTCGATATGTGATGAACGGTTCGAAATTAATAGCTACTAATCTTGATTTATATCACCCTGGGGAAGATGGAAATAGAGTTCCAGAAACAGGCGCTCTAATTGCTGCAATTCAAGCAGTGACAGGGATAGAAGAAGTACAAGTAGTTGGCAAACCTTTTATCTATCCTTTTAATAAAATTATCCAGGAAACAGGGTTTACCCTAAATAACTGTGTAATGGTAGGGGATAATCCCTATACCGATGTTGAGGGAGCACATGCTGCAGGGTTAAAGACTTTTTGGATTTCTCACGGTCAGTCTTTTCCAAACGAACTTGGCTATCAGCCAGATTTAACATGTAGATCAATGAAAGAATTAGCTGAAATAGTAATTACGACTCACAGTAAAGAATAG
- a CDS encoding class D sortase, translated as MFKMERRISKKRMIFLSFPVFLILIGLLFTATNLYKFAAGSFSISPDYNSGEVKQKNIPEGKDSEVKKVIYPSRPEIGEEMGELYIPKLNAVLPIFHGTDENELEKGVGHFAESVLPGENDNSVLSGHRDTVFRRLGEVGKGDLLIVRTAAGEFIFKVQKVRIVDEDDRTVIVPKPRAALTVSTCYPFEFIGSAPKRYVLVAYLTSKTIYK; from the coding sequence ATGTTTAAAATGGAAAGAAGAATCAGCAAAAAGCGGATGATTTTCCTTTCATTTCCTGTGTTTTTAATCCTAATCGGGTTGCTGTTTACAGCAACTAATCTCTATAAATTTGCTGCGGGATCCTTTTCTATTTCCCCTGATTACAATTCAGGAGAAGTAAAACAAAAAAACATACCCGAAGGAAAAGATTCGGAAGTAAAAAAAGTGATATACCCAAGCCGGCCTGAAATTGGAGAAGAAATGGGAGAACTTTATATTCCAAAATTAAATGCGGTACTCCCTATTTTTCACGGCACTGATGAAAATGAACTTGAAAAAGGTGTAGGGCATTTTGCTGAAAGTGTACTCCCTGGCGAAAATGATAACTCTGTTCTTTCAGGTCATAGAGATACGGTATTTAGAAGGCTTGGCGAAGTTGGCAAGGGTGATTTGCTGATAGTCAGAACTGCTGCCGGTGAATTCATATTCAAGGTACAAAAAGTAAGAATTGTTGATGAGGATGACCGCACAGTAATTGTTCCAAAGCCGCGGGCAGCACTTACAGTGAGCACATGCTACCCGTTTGAATTTATTGGTTCCGCACCAAAACGATATGTTCTTGTAGCTTACTTGACATCTAAAACGATTTATAAATAG